The DNA window TCCAGGCAGCGCTGGCGGCCGCCATCTCCCTTCTCACCGTCTGCAGCCGTTgttcctccttctcttcttccAGCAAGGCCGCCAGAATCTTACGGTCGACCTCCTGGGGTTCGCAAAGATTTTCAAGTTAAAGCAATGCAAAGTGGAACATATCTGAATCAGCGACCTGCTGGCAAAGCACATTCACCAGTTCCTCTTGGATTTGTTGGGCTCTCCTCTTCATCTGAGCGCGGTACTGACGAATCAGAAGATGGCTGGTGGAACGACAACCAAATGAGCTCCACAATTCAAACGTTATCAGCCATGACAGGACTTGTGGTTAGTTATCAGAATCCTACCccatttcatgtttctgttgcCTTTCCTCTGTCTTCTTCCtttcctcctccatcttctccaGCTCCCACTGCTTGACCAGCAGCGCCTCCTGCTCCTTCTTCAGACGAGTGGCCTCGGGGAGACAATATGTACAACTTAGGAAGCACCATGAACTTTACCATGTTTCAGAGGGTGCATGAGATCAAACTTTTTCGTCAccaagaaaatgcattttaatgcttaatttctgtttatgttttgtcttttcacagataaagaagaaataagatttgacattaatttgaaaacatctCTTCATGCAGAAGAGGACATTTAAAgggattttctgtgtttctatgaTTGCAGGTTTTTGCAGTACCTCTTCCTCCCTCATTTTCAGTTCTTCCATCTGTTTACGGAGCTCTTCTGCACTCTTCCAATCCTCTTCTCTCCTCATCTCCTCTGCTCGCCTTATCCTCTCCAGAGCTTCTTTTCGACTCCTCTCGTACTCATTTTCAAAGCGCGtcttctcctcctgctccttcACTTCGTTCTGCATGTTTGATGAGACAGGTGTCAAACTTTCTTAATTATATGCCATGTTGAGGAGATTTAACCTGAGTAGATCCCAGACGTGATACTGTGCTCACAGACTGCATAAGTGCTCCTcaattaaaaatttattgtCCCACAAATAATTGATGAGGTAAACAGAAACGGACCAATTAAATGACTGGATGCTTTTTATGTGGCTGCGCTGGGTTGTAGTAAATAGCTTCTATAAAGGGTGTTGATTAACATGAGCATAATTTAGGATATTTCATCTGACAGATGAGCTATTGAACTTACTTGTTTCTTCTCGGATATCTGGCCCTCCCATTGGCTGACAACATGATCTTTATGCAGTTCTGACTCAACCTGCAAACACAGCGAAAGAGTGAAGTTGTGAAATGACACTGACCTGTTGAGGACAGGAACACCAGggtgttttactgtttaaaacCCTGGACTCAGGCAGACACAAGTCATGGAATCTGTGCCTCATGAAGGGGATGAAGTTTCAGGATCAAATGAACATCTGAACAAAAAGTGTCTGTTTTCCCCACTTGCTGGActcgccacacacacacagtgtggtCATGAGATCTTTGAAGCCATTTAATCATGTCACCACCTGCCTGTCTTTGAGGTTATTTTAGTCACTTTTGCATGAATAGTTTAAGCATGCCTACCTCACGCAGGGTAtggctgtttttcttccagtgtGCTTTCAGGAGTTCCTCCGCAACCTGAGAGCACAGAGGGCAATTTATAGCATGATATCATGCTcacttttgatgaaaaaaaaaaagctacattattAAGAGTATTtacctttttccttctttcctctcTGGCTTTACGAAGTTCTTCAGCTCTGTCCACCCTCTGACTCACCACTTGGCTTTTGTCAGGGACTAAAGCTCGTAGTTCTGCCTCCAGTTGGTCCTTCTCCTCTTGAAGCATGGCCCTGAGCCGCCTTCTGCGCTCCTCCagtctgattttcttttcctccttctgtctctctctaTGGTATGCTGTCATACTGGCAACAAgttaataaaaatccacaaaattaaacattttctcccaTCTTTGTCTGCAGATACAGAACTCCGAGTTAGGCAGCATtaatgacaaatatttaaactataAATTATGTTCAGTGGCTTGCATTAGAATTCATTGTCCTTGAATTTTCCGTCATCTTGTGATGTTCTAAAcacagattttatgtgacaggccTACACATATGAATGCATAGTTGTgaggtggaaagaaaattacatcacattatttcatataaaaatctgaaaactgtggctttcatttatgtttgaaaatgaaagccacatttcattatttaaaagataatgcgtttatcttttaaaaaaacaagggaCGTTCAATCAACTGCCTTCTGAAGTTATCAAATTAGAGTCGATTTGTGTGCAATGTGATCTCAGTATACagacaaacagcatcataaagaccaGGGAACACGGCAGACTGGTCAGGGagaaggggggaggggggggtatGTTTAAAGCATACCCGAGATATACAACAACATCAGGAGTCTTGAACAATCTCACAGTGCGATACTGAGAATGACGGGAGCTCTGCAAAGCACTGAACCATAAGAATCCAAACAACTTCATCATACTTCCAGTAACAGTGACCTCTCCTGGTGAAGCGCAAGACTGCAGGCCAGACTGGCTGGTGGACAGGAGATTTTAATTacacaattacacacacacacacacacacacacacacacacacacacacacacacacacacacacacacacacacacacacatctcagTGAGTTGTGTTGCACAAACTACACCTTTGTGGAAAATACCTTTTTTGTTCGCAAGCATAGTTTCTAAGTATTACCTCATCAACTAAAGACTCAATATTACATgttatttgcaaataaacattGGTACATGTGTGATGTGTGGGAAAAAGTGCTGAGAAAATATGGTACGATTGTGTTTGTGAGGCAGGAGAAACTTAGGTTGATTATTTTCCATTGGCAAAATCAACACCGACTTAGACCATGAACCAGTTTGGTGATTCATTTAGGAAATGAACCAGGTGGTTCCTCGGACGTCACGTGTTTGTGACTGGTTCAAAGCAAGCTGTGAACCAGTGCATGTATAGAATTGTAGTTTAGAGCCTGAAGCATGCATTGTAGTTTCAATGTCGTATTGCCGTTAGGACGCAACGCTATTCAGTCCTGTATGGAGTAACTGCAAACATAATATGACATGGTTGTGAGAGCATCATTCACAGAAGATGTCAGTATGGCCATGATAACTCTGGAAGAACTGCATAAATTCATGGCTCAAGCGAGAGAATCTGTTGATTGATGTTTCCACAAAATCGggcctttatggaagagtggcaagaagaaaacatgtaaaataaaggcATCTGGCCAAAATTCTCTGGCTTGCGCAAAATGTTGcatgtggcagaaaactaatgctgcacatcaccctgaaaaCACCATCGCTGAActgaaacatagtggtggcagcatcatgttgaaCGGACATTGACATTAAATTTACAGTCAAAGCTACAAtgaaactgaataataaaagcACATCCATGTTTTAGAATGGCCCAATCAAAGTCTAGAGCAGCTAAATCCAACTGGAAATATGTAGCAAAACTTGAAAAGGGCCATTGATAAGATGCATTCAATCTGACTGAATGcaaactattttgcaaaaaatgtacaaacaatTCAGTACCAGAAGTCTAAAGCTGGTGTAGAAACATAACGCAAAGGGCCATAAGCTGGAATTACAGAAACAATTTGATTTTAGAActacaccacacttttcagactttgtgTTGGGCTGTCACAGAATatctcagtaaaatacattataatatTTGAAAGGTGACAATTGTAAGAAATCTAAGAGGTTGTTAAATTCAAGAAACTAATAAACTGCGAAGCTGTGTCTGGTCTTTATGATGCCTGGTTTTGcgtttcaaatttaaaaagctaCTGAAAATGTCTGTCAAATAATGTGAACGATGCTGCTTCCTGACTCTCCTGTTGATTTATTCAGGCAGCTCCTGCCTCTGACCCTTTACCTCCGCTGGAAGGATTGACGGGAGCTCCACGCCGACTGCCTCTGGATGTTGACGCTCTGCTCCTTGAAGTACCGAGCGTGCGAAGCCCACTGCTCGCGCCACCGATCCTCCTGATCCCGCTGCCGGGCCAGCTGGTCGGCCATCCTTCGCAACCGACTGGAGCCATGAACGGAGAAAGCCATCGGTCTGAAATAAAGATAATTATgatttgaaaaagaaaccagaaatCGTAAGGAACGTGGGAAATTACAGGACGAGGGAAGATTAAAATCTAAGCAAGGCAGAAAGGTTTAATAACATATAACAATAATTAACTATTCATTCACTTGTGTTTAAAATGCACTATGAACACAGAGGTCTACTGTTCAAGCCCGTGTACTGTATGAACACAGACGACTGGATTCAGACATTGATCcagaaacactttgtttaaTATTATATTTGCGGAAAGTTGgttgtatttaaattttcttattAGAAGCCTCATATcacatttcagtaaaacaaaccTTGACGAAATTCTTCAACGTCTCTCTGCCTTTATGTCATCCAACCGCTCACAGGTTTCCTTAGTTACCAAAACACTTCCTGTACTACGGAGAGAGTGAAGGACCAAATCAGTCCACACTCAGAAAATGCGACACGACTTTCATCATTCCTGAAATCAGAAGCTGATTTTTAAGCATGTATGGTGCTTATTTAAGAGGGAAACAGATATTAAGCTAAAGCAAAGATAAAATTACACCAATGTAGGGATCTGAGCTAGAGATGtccattttacaattttgattATCATATAAAACATGTCTtctttgtttaagaaaaaacaaaaaaacattttgcagactAAATCTCTTTTGCTTTCTTCAACAATCTTTTTCATTACCAATTGCTTCTCCTCAATACAACTCTCCTACTACCAGGCTGCATAGCCACTGCCATTGATGTTCTATAACACACATTTGAAGGGCTTTACAGAACATCATTATCTTAAGTTTATCTTACATACTGGTGCACTCTAATTaacaattaaatcattttttaatgcGTCGTGCtgcaatgtgttttatttacggGTAACAGAAAAGGTAGCAGAATGCAAATGCAAACCTCacttagatttttaaaaacatgtattggttttcttccactttacaatttaGTGCAACTTTGTGTTGACCTTTCAcaataacactgaaaaaaatgcatggaTATTTGAGATTGTCAATCACTTTCATGGTGCCTTCCAAagtattttaagatatttttggaGAGCACTGTAGATCATTTTAAGCCACCCTTACTGAAACTGACAGACACGAGGACATTGTAGATTTTTGTGCTATTCTTTCCATCAATTTTCTGGTTGTTTATtgttgatgctttttttaaaattaattatctagttttgtgatttttgttttacagctagAGTGAAGCTGTCTCGcacatttggtttttattagtCTGCAACTAATAAACATAAATGGATTCGACTTGATTTAGATCCTTCAAAAACCGTTGAGAACTTGTAACAAAAATTCTTAAGGATTAAGAATGAGGTATGTTTCAACACTTAAACACAGAGTTGTACATAAAGAAAGGTTTCTTTGGATTAGATGTGTATCTCAATTGCCCAGACCTCTTAGTAACCAACTGATCGCATGAGCAGGCCAGCAGCTGGATGTCCCTCAATGACCTGGACTCATTGTAGGTaacctgagtgtgtgtgtgtgtgtgtttctagatgtgtgtgtgtgtgttgattttCCTTCTCGTTGTGTCTCTGTGAATCTGCAGTGGAGAGTTTGGCAGCCTACTGCTTTCATTTCAAAGCTAACAGTGCATCCACACCAAAGAGATGGCTCTGCTGATGGAGCACCAGTTCAGGCAGCTGCCAGCTGACAGACAGGTGGAAACCAGACCGTTTCTGGATGCTGTGTCGTACCTTCCAACTTTCTTTGGTAAGTTAAGCTCCGTTTACTCAGTTTGCTGTAGAAGTTTCTTAGCAAATAGAtgaaaaactgcataaaaagcgtttttttttctttacatattcCATGACCTATTGTATTCAATTTctataacagaaataaagtgacAATAGATATTAGGGATAAAGATTCGGAAATGTGTAAATTCTGCTAAGTGCTatatggattttttaaaatgcaagatTTATGTCAGCATTAGCACTTTAAGGTCTCTAACTTGAAAGACATTGATTACAAACAGCCTGAAGAGTTTGAATCTGTTGTAACAAATCCCCAAAGTTTATACCTACAATGGCTTCTCTTTCCAAATGATAATCTGGTTTGGATCGTGTTTCTCCCCATCAAGTTGTCCACAATCCTTCAGCATGCATAATTTAATCCACTGGCCTGGATTTTGAGTTGTGAAAATTGATTAGTACGGTGTTGAGTTGCTCTGGCCCATTCAGCAGCGGCACGGAGCAGCAATGCATCTTTGTGCGACTTCATTCTGTATTAATATGCTGAAATCCCTCCATTGAATTTGCTACGTGAAACCCTTGAGATGAAACAAGTCCGATGCCACTATTAAACTCTTTCCTCCTCGTAGCTATTGTTTTTCCTGACCTAGAAACGCCTGGGCCAACTTTCCTACAAGCTATTAAGGTCTGGCACTCTGCTAGGACAAATTCATTTAAGTGTCTGTCTAATTAGACTTGGCTGTGAGGATGGGGGTCGATTAAATTCCTAACTGTTCCTTTAGTTTTGCCCAACTCGCTCTAATTACTTTGGTTTTAACTATTTTCTCAGAATTATTTTTGagtcaagacttttttttttttatctggtataaaatgtatgtttttcagTATCATAAAGGGTTTCTTCATGTGATGAGACATGAAATAGCAGCGAATGAATGCCACACAAGAGGACATCTCTGAAACTAGATATGTTGCCATCAGTGTTGAGGTGACGGGATACATAAATGTACATGCAATAGATGACAGTCATAACTAGTTCCCACCAACAGCTCAAAGGTTGAAAGAGGTCCAATGTGTCAGCAGGTAATCAAGTCCTGGCCTGTTGATCTTTGCCGCAATTCTTCCACCTGTCTCACATCTtgctttcctgtctgaccacaCTCAGAAAAACCCTtagaaaaagctggaaaaagtAGAAATTGTTATCTTTAAATAGCAAATGAAGACCAAGTCTGCTTTGTATAGTattgtgcattttattaaagATGTTAAAGTGACCATTACATCTGCGCTAGGACCAGGTGGTCAACCAGATGTTGGGAGTGAGGCGATGAAAGAAGGTGACTCAGATAAAGTGAGCCTGGGGCACTGAGTGGCAATGGCGCAGTGCAACAGAATAGAGATGGAGGAGACTTTGGCACTTAGTATTCTCATTTCATggacattaaaacacaaatttcatgAAAGGGTGAGAAGTGGAACAAAATTTTAATGTGTACCCCTCGCTTAGCTTGTCCTCTTGTCAAAAGTTTCACAAGAATCCGTATCAGCTTCCATCTTATCTCATCCATCAATATTTTTCCTTACCATCTAggctgtttctgtgtgtttttactatatttttatatttattgagatACACTTATTCATTCTCATTTTAGTCAATTATTTGACGTACCTTTGAgagttgctattttttttattttgttgtgctttttttgtgtgcacaatgacaataaaaggaACTTCTGATATCATAAAGGCATTGTCATTTTGGTGACTTTAACTGTTAGTAAAGAGTTCATAGTTCCCCATTTATAAGAAGAACTTTGAATTTCCTGAACATGCAAAGTTCAAACGCAACTCAGTTTGAAATGGTAGGTTTAATAATGAGCATGTGTAAAAAGTCCTGGAGTTTACAGTACATACTTCAAACATGAAAGCCCAAGTTTGACGTGGATCaaacagaaccggttctgaaGCCTCTGAATTCCAACTTGGAAAGTTAGAGATCTAAGACCAATACCACGTTAAGATTCGATTTCGCTTTTGCTGCAGGTATTAACTATTTATTAGCACTTCTAATGGTTTGTATGTCATTAAACCAGTGGCACACTAAGTAGTTTACAACCTCTATTTGTGAGCAAGTTCCTTTGGTGTTTGAATGCATGAACTCAACAGAAAGAAATTATCATCTTGGATTGCTCAACGTTATTAGTGCCTTCACATTCCAGAAATCctgtaattttattactttcagCAAGAACTTCTGAGACAAATCAAACTAAGCATGaatccattttttaaagatgagaatgcttcttttaaaatgtattgcttCACCCTTAACAACctaagaaatgttttgattaaactggtgattttgttttaattcttaaaCGTCTCTCGCTCCATCCTCAGACTGCCTTGGCCCAACTATCTTTGCACCAGTAAAATCTGATATATGCGGCAACATCACAGTAAGTGTAATTTATGAGTTCACTGCTGTGACTTCATTTTACAGCAAAGTTAAAATGATGTGCGCTGTCTTAACTGACAGAAAATCAAGGCAGTTTATGATACCAACCCTGGACGCTACAAGACGCTTCAGATGCTTCTAGAGGCAGAGAAGGAAATGCACGGAGGTGATTGGCCTAAAGTTGGAGCAACGCTCGAGCTTATGTGGCTCAAAAGgtctcattattatttttttatatttctttcagttttgcatAACTCGAAatgatttttcttgttttcaacCTTTGAAAATCCATAAACACTCATGCATGGTCTCTGTTTTTCCAGATGTCTCAGATTTATCCAAGTGTTCCTGCAGAACCTGGTGGACGGGGAAAAGGACAGCAGCAACCCCAACCTCATCCGAGTCAATATCACCAAAGCTTATGACATAGCCCTGAAAAGGTATCATGGGTGGTTTGTTCAGCAGCTCTTCAAGGTCAGTTCAGGGTGAGGAGTTTTGCTATGTGTGAATCAGATGCACGAAGCTGAGCCTGAATATGACTTTTCCTCCTTTTAGGCAGCTCTCTATGCCGCTCCCTACAAGTCAGATTTCCTGAAGGCACTCTCCAAAGGTCGGGATGTGAAGGAGGAAGAATGCTTGGAAAAAATCAGGAAATTTCTCATCAACTTCTCTTCCACTGTAGATgctgtttatgacatgtttagTAGAATGAACGCTGACCTGGACTACAAGGTGTGACGATGGGAGTCTTCGTTGGGCAGCTGCATCATGGCTTCCTTTCACTGTCACAGGAGAAGTCCATCTTcaatctgttattgtttttaaattaaaaaagcatcaaatttTCTCAATCTTTGGGGGAACTTGAGAAAAGGATCCACCTACCGTAGTATCCTACAATAATTTAGGATTCtaaaaaaatcatcacaaaTCCATCAAACCTTCATCATAATGTtctgtgctgtttgtttttgtcttctggtggattttttggtctgtttaaattttttaaagaaatgtctaATATTGATCATCCATTTTTGTCCTAAATAGACGTGTATCATTAAAGTGGCCCTGTTGCTTtcatctttgtgtttctcttttttcttatATTGACTGATATGTGTCTCTGTTTCCCTAACCACAGCACTTATCTGGACAGCAAGTAGTTCTACTGTATAGATAAATTGACCTTGACTTCATGGGTCAGTATGTGTGAACAGGATGGCCAAACTGAGAGAACAATGCAGGTTATCACTCATGATATTTCTGGAACAGGacaaacttttcctgtttcttaaagaaacacGAAGAGCGAAAtccagttgctttttatttaagttcTTTGGATTATTTCCACTTGGCTGACTATGAATGAACACTAACATATTCCCACAAGAtttccacagtttttttccacttagTTCTCAGCTgtaagaggaaaaagaagaatctTATTCCTCTTTGGTTTCAGTGTAAAAAGAGAGCACGTCTCATAACTTTTGCCAATGTCTAGTTTTCTCCTGTCTGTTGCtacagtgtttttattaagtaTAGTGCATTTGCTGGCAAATATGAATCCACTTCGAAATTGCCTTTTctaatttcagttcaattttattaaattaacatcacattttaaagttattcctaaatgactttttgttttcattaatatttttcatgtaaaatacactaaagtaaagtcatgtatttttttcttctttgctcaAACTAAGGTAtgcttttttcaatttttttccccagaggtCAGTCTGTGACGTCCTTCTaggtcattttgtttcattgtaaTACATTTTAGAGGAGTCCTTGAGGTTAGGAacttataaagaaatgtttttctgagatTGTTTCTAGTCATGAGCTCACTGGAAACAGGACAGTTCTTGAGTGTACACAATAGAAAACAAAGATGACAAATTAATGACTGATGACCAAATAAGAGCAACGTCTGCAAGTTGTGTATAAAGAGACAACTAAGATTGCGTATGCAGTCAACACACTGATTTACATCCACACTTGGATGTATTGTTTCAAAAACTTAGAAAGTCATGACTGAGTCTCATTAACATGCTtacaaataaaaccttaaagtacatttgtttatattctctgcagaaaagcttttcagtttgatttttgtctCAATAAGAAATGCTCTCTTtagttgaaatatttaaaaacaaagccaaCACTAGTACCTGACCTTTCTCACACACCGTAGAGGTCAGTGGTAAAACTAGGTTAATATTTTACAATGAAGTGCCTCTGAAATCCAAGGAACCGTCAGGAGAAAACAGTGTTTAATTTGGGTTTCTGGACAAACCTGTTTTTCGTTGCTACATGACAACAAGTGATCCCTTCTGACTTCCCTCTGTGAATTTGAATAGGTGAGAAACGTAACACCATTTGTGAAACCACATAAAGGCCATTATGAAACAAAGTAAATTTAACTCAAATAATAGCATGACAAGAACCCAAAGTAAGTCagaatcaaatcaacaaacCTAAAGAGGATGACACTTTTATCCTAACGTAGCGTGAAAAGTCACTGAACTATGAGGAATTGACTGGTGTTTGATTTGGGTTTCTGGTGgaacctgtttttttgttgttgttgttttttttgtgtgcatgatTTCCCCTTCAGGGGGCCTGCTGGCCTGCCACACCCTGCTTGTAGACCACTCAACTCTGTGTTTTCAAAAGGTGAGAAACATGCCACTATTGTGATTATATTAATTTTTACTAAGATGCAGATGACTAATAACCTCTGCTCTTTTTAAGTTTAAGTAAGgacaaataaactttaactaAAGTGGCCACGCTAAAAATACATTCCGGGTTTTTACTataagacagaaataaacaagaGGACCTTGTTACCTCAACGTTGGCGTTGCACCGTCAACTGTCCCAACTTGTCTTTGAGTTTccaggaaaaaggaaaagttttccAAGGATGATACCCGGTTTAACCTAATGCAGCTTTGTGCTGTAGTCCGCCTCTAGTGGCTGT is part of the Poecilia reticulata strain Guanapo linkage group LG9, Guppy_female_1.0+MT, whole genome shotgun sequence genome and encodes:
- the tchp gene encoding trichoplein keratin filament-binding protein, translating into MAFSVHGSSRLRRMADQLARQRDQEDRWREQWASHARYFKEQSVNIQRQSAWSSRQSFQRSMTAYHRERQKEEKKIRLEERRRRLRAMLQEEKDQLEAELRALVPDKSQVVSQRVDRAEELRKAREERRKKVAEELLKAHWKKNSHTLREVESELHKDHVVSQWEGQISEKKQNEVKEQEEKTRFENEYERSRKEALERIRRAEEMRREEDWKSAEELRKQMEELKMREEEATRLKKEQEALLVKQWELEKMEEERKKTEERQQKHEMGHLLIRQYRAQMKRRAQQIQEELEVDRKILAALLEEEKEEQRLQTVRREMAAASAAWMKLVIEEQLELERQREAEFDFLHREQAQRVWEKREVQWEKEKKARERLMREVLAGRQQQLELKMLKNREDQEESLKKREELIRVLEQEEKLRRLEKEAEDDQRTARMQELNAQVEQKEKEQWEEQWMKQQKEEEEKKAIEIQEEDLKAEMQRMAEQGYQEKIYSRPRSAWT
- the gltpa gene encoding glycolipid transfer protein isoform X1 is translated as MALLMEHQFRQLPADRQVETRPFLDAVSYLPTFFDCLGPTIFAPVKSDICGNITKIKAVYDTNPGRYKTLQMLLEAEKEMHGGDWPKVGATLELMWLKRCLRFIQVFLQNLVDGEKDSSNPNLIRVNITKAYDIALKRYHGWFVQQLFKAALYAAPYKSDFLKALSKGRDVKEEECLEKIRKFLINFSSTVDAVYDMFSRMNADLDYKV
- the gltpa gene encoding glycolipid transfer protein isoform X2; translated protein: MALLMEHQFRQLPADRQVETRPFLDAVSYLPTFFDCLGPTIFAPVKSDICGNITKIKAVYDTNPGRYKTLQMLLEAEKEMHGGDWPKVGATLELMWLKRCLRFIQVFLQNLVDGEKDSSNPNLIRVNITKAYDIALKRYHGWFVQQLFKAALYAAPYKSDFLKALSKDAVYDMFSRMNADLDYKV